The following proteins are co-located in the Flammeovirga kamogawensis genome:
- the miaE gene encoding tRNA-(ms[2]io[6]A)-hydroxylase, giving the protein MSEEYKGQGHMLHLKLPTDPRWVNMVEENNIEEILVDHAYCEQKAATASMSIIVNYPELDEVVDTLMPIVAEEWEHFERVVKQLRKRGLSLGRMRKDEYVNAIVKFARKGGSRIDQLIDKLLVSALIEARSCERFKLLWKGLDDKELKDFYYELMISEAGHYVTFIDLARKFKSREEVDTRWQEFLKFEAELLKTLDVRGDRMH; this is encoded by the coding sequence ATGTCTGAAGAATACAAAGGGCAGGGGCATATGCTTCATCTTAAATTACCTACAGACCCACGTTGGGTAAATATGGTAGAAGAAAACAATATTGAAGAAATATTAGTAGATCATGCTTATTGTGAACAAAAAGCAGCAACAGCAAGTATGTCTATTATAGTAAACTACCCAGAATTAGACGAGGTGGTTGATACACTAATGCCAATTGTTGCGGAGGAATGGGAACACTTTGAGAGAGTTGTAAAACAATTACGTAAACGGGGCTTATCATTAGGTAGAATGAGAAAGGACGAATATGTAAATGCAATTGTAAAATTTGCTCGTAAAGGGGGCTCTAGAATTGATCAACTAATAGATAAATTGTTGGTAAGTGCTTTGATTGAAGCAAGGTCTTGCGAACGTTTTAAATTACTTTGGAAAGGTCTTGATGATAAAGAGTTAAAAGATTTTTATTATGAGTTGATGATTTCTGAAGCAGGACATTATGTTACCTTTATTGATTTAGCAAGGAAATTTAAATCAAGAGAAGAAGTTGATACGCGATGGCAGGAATTTCTAAAATTCGAAGCGGAATTATTAAAAACATTAGATGTTCGAGGAGATCGAATGCATTAA